DNA from Apis cerana isolate GH-2021 linkage group LG13, AcerK_1.0, whole genome shotgun sequence:
taaatttttcttttttgtaaaaaaaaatcattagtaaatgttgtaaataatatttcataaaattttaattaataacaacatatttacaaaaatattattcatatatttaaaaaataaatacacagtagatattttatatctattacaagctaattatattctatataaatatttatatacaactatgttattataaatgattttataaatatttaattgcaataataatttttttattagaaatttttttattgttaatgttactttttttatttttctttcttttttttttttcttttcaaaggcTCAGttctatctattataatattattatccattattttgtctggaattatttgatttttatttttaatatttttttcagttgaTTCTTCAGTATTAAAATGAACAGCTCTTAAACTTTCTGttaatttatccaatttaatttttacttttctacgTAATTTTGcttgttttttctttgctattctaatatttaaatgtttcactttttttctaaaatatgtaTCTGAAAAATCTGAAAAGGAATCAATATTCATTGATGAATTTGTTTGATGTTTTAAAGGTACTTCATTACAAGAAAGTTCTGTTTGAAATTTACActctaaagatttaatatcttcatttttaattaattgcaaatctgaatcaattttatgtgatcttttaaatttttttgcttgAGAACCATTCAATTCATCATCTTCccatgtattaataatattcttacattgaatatcttgattttttttctttaatttcttatcttttttctttttttttttatgattatttatttgtttttgaacATTTCTTTTACTTATTCCATCCCTTGAGCTTTGTTCcacaaaaattgatgaatatttttggcAATTATCTATTTCTTCAGATTCATTATCTTTAACATCATaagacattaaaatttttttttctttttttctttttcttttcctacttttttcttttttttcgattttttcttttgattcatcttttattatagcatgtatatttttttcatcactaTCACTtacattacataaaatatttaactgatGACTCAAATCATTTATACGtcttctattctttctttcagtagttttacattttttaggAACTAATATAGTTTCGGATGTTAttggtaatattatattttcatcattaatcttttcatattcattattttgaaatatattattactgcTTTGTAATTTTGTTGCTATATTCATacatgaatttgaatttaataaatatttatcttgttgagctattcttttcaattttccatttaatgtTAATCCATGTCTAGCTCCTTTATGGGCAGTTCTAccgttacatattttaaataattcttcatcTGTTAAAGAAgcttgattaatattttcttcgatattttgtttttcatatatattagaattattttctattattaaattgccattaaataatgtagaagttttaaggaaattttcatatttaaattcttttttattaatatcttctttaagaaaattatcagttgtattttcttttgaaacaaatatagaaACTCCATGTGTTTGTGATTGAACTGTAATACTACTAGCTGCTTTATTAAAAGCATTCTCCcaccaattattattatcttcatttttgtGTCCTATTCctgttgtattaaattttaattttggttTTAATGCTTCTGTAATGCCATTTTCATGTTTCCCTAAACCTTTAcctatatcaataaaatgtaaaatataagatcttttgtaaatatattctataagattgttttaatttattatataaatatttatataaattatataaatatatatatatcttttagattgcaaatttatttaaataatattaatttatattaatttaataataaatattgaaatataatatattctaagaatataatataaataaatcaagttaaaaataattttattatataacgatattatttctaaaatcataCCTTCCTTCCACCCATATTTCATAAGCTGAGACTTTGCAAaatcattcatatttaaacttttgttattataattgtatataaaaaaaaatttaatttagcgATCTATAAATACATCACAATTTATGAACGATACACGTTTTCGTTAACTATAAGTATATAACATTACTagtaataaaaactatattattttttatacattatacacaTTGAAATTTTCGTAATACTCGTATGGTGGCGTTATAATAGAATAGTGCGCTAGCATATAATTCATAAGAATTTTgtccaattttaatatataaaattgttttttttaatatattttatcttattatcttagaATAAactatttactattaatttgaaattttttgtctatcttaaaaaaatctttttatgttctatatatatgtatacatattatacatattttgtataagaatgaaaaagctgtaaatatataaatacattaaatataaaatgattattatttttgtaaaatgtaatcagttatataatattatatatacatatatacatatatatatatttaatatacaaagtttttatttaatactaaaataaagtatatcaaaaatatatattattaatatgtatatgtacatacatacgttatagttattataaaaaggatGTTCAAACCTTCAGAAAATTTAGCTACTTATCTATGATTTGACATTCATTAgctaacgataaaaaatagttttgtaatatgtattttgctctaacattaaattttttatattcgctaTGATAATTTTGCGTGTCCCACCATTATACagcgaaatttattcgaagcaaAGTACTGATATTATTCGATGGCAAGGAAATAAACAGTTTTAAATTGTGCACTTgatgaaatacatttaatattaacagtGTAAtcagaatattcaaatatattaagaaaaagacaAGGTTTGTGAACTTTAtacttttatgaatatttgtcatattttacgaaatttaatgtcgtttttttttatccaatatcgttaaaataaaatattgtaatttacacaaaataaaatttttatataaacattttaattatttatttatttttaatatttaatatttatatataaaaaaatgaaattaaaatgaatattttacattaattaattaaattaattaaactacgataattttttttccgttatattataattttcatctttctcaatacaatttgtatattattattattattcacattttttttacattattatatattattttagatacatattgatattaaaaaaacaatggcTTTACGTGAATTGGTAGAAGGTGACTGTGGAGGACCTAGTTCTTTAATTCATTTGACATCACATTTTGTACGTGATCATGGATTCAAAGACGAAGGAATACATCATCCTTTTGAACATGTGGAACCTTTTCAAGCTTCAGATTCAGATCAGTtagttaaacaatttttagaagaaaatccTTCATGTCCTCAAACATTTAGAatggataatttattacaagaaatgcgtgaaattgatcaaaatattcatCCACCTATAGCAGCACCTGGAGTTGCTCAAGAATTAACCAGTTTAGATACAGCTTGGGCAAATCAGTATCTTGAATCAGGACgtcattttaatgtaattcttattttattaatatattagcaggtttttttttataaatcaaatttttattgttttcacttAATATAGGAACATCATGCTGATGATATTTGGCATcctgaagaagaaaataattcaaatattttaaataatcaaaaacatGAATTTGGATTAGGACCAAAATGGGCTGAAGAATATATAGAACATAGTATAGATGCTATACaaagcaatataaatatagaaaatccaatagaaataatagaaaacaatgataatcctaattttgaatattcaaaatttatgaaatttatgaaacaagAAGGAGAAATCCCTATTGAAAACAATCAAGATTCACTGCCAAATTTTCATGATACAAGTAAAAAATGGattgaacaatataaaaaagataatcaaaaatctgaagatataatttcttctgTCAATCGAGAAAATGAAGTGATAAATAAAGTAGAAGAAGAATTAGCTGTTGCTGGTAACTGGATAgatgaatttcaaaaagaaaatgtttctaCAGGTCTGtcgacattttaatattaatttgatatctgTCAATTTCTAATcatactaataattatttttataaaaattaaattttattttagtgatagaaaattatgaatctaCATTTTTGAAACTTCAAAATGAATGGGACAAAATTTCATCTGAAGAATTATCTTCCAAGCATCCTTGGCTTTCAGAATATGATAAGTTTTATGATCCatttaaagaatatgaatTTCATGAAGAAAATCCTATGAAAAATTTACCTAATGCATTAAAAGAAGgtaaaaaaagattggaaGCTGGAGATCTACCAAGTGCCATACTTTGCTTTGAAGCAGCAGTGCAacaagatgaaaataattcagaaGCTTGGTTACTTCTTGGTAAAACCTTAGCTGAAAATGAACAAGATCCATTAGCTATTTCTGCTTTAAAACGTTGTTTAAATTTGGATCCTTCAAATGGGCCTGCTCTTATGGCACTTGCAGTTTCATATACAAATGAATCTTATCAAAATCAAGCATGTATAACTCTTAAAGAATggttattgaaaaatgaaaaatacaagcATCTTTCAAtacaaaagattaataatgagCAACACATAAAATCCAATATATCATCTATTTTGTTTGagtaagtaataaatttaataatgcatgtaataaaatataaatattttactaattttaatattctacttATTTTTTCTAGAGATGTACACGAAGaagtaaaaaatctttatattcaaGCAGCACGAATGAATCCATGGAATGAAATAGATGCAGATGTTCAATGTGGATTAGgagtactttttaatttatctaatgaATATGATAAAGCTAGTGATTGTTTTCAAGCGGCGTTGCAAGTGCGTCCTCatgtatgtattaaattaatttttcttatgatagaaattaataattaagtatattatcaaaagcataatatatttttgaaaggatTCTAGATTATGGAATAGATTAGGTGCAACTTTAGCTAATGGTCAAAAATCAGAAGAAGCTGTAACTGCATATCATCatgctttaaaattatcacCTGGATTCATTAGAGCTCGTTATAATCTCGGAATTTCTTGCATTAATCTTGGTGCATTtaagtaagtaaaattttgtttatatcatgaaattatatattttgaaattatttatttctctatagGGAAGCAGGCGAGCATCTTATAATTGCTTTAAACCAACAAGCTGCCGGTCGTGGAGTTCAAGGCGAAAATTTTCCGCCAAAAACAATGTCGAATATTATTTGGTCAACATTGAGActtgttatttcattaatgcacaaatatcatttaaatgaaGCTATAGAAAACAGgtaacttaatatatattttttaataaaaattactaaattttgttatataaataatatttttgattgtttCAGAGATCTAACAAGGTTAAATAaggaatttgaaattgtataaaaatttgttgaactcgtttgttaaaaagtataaatccTTTTTAACTTagtatttaagatataaaataaaatgattaaaaatatttttcgtagttcaaaaatgtatatataaacaaaaattaagattattattagtgCTATTATATAACTTCTTTGTTATAATATGGGATTGacttaaacatattaaaaaaattgttttgaaaaacattatttaataaatatcaaaacattattttgtcatatatcttttttaatagataaataactttttactattttattttatataaattaaaagagattatatatattaatataataaaattattatataattaataaataaaaattaaaaataattgaatcctcaagaaaaatattaaataattctaattaataataattctaaagatcaaatcattttttttttaaataaataaataaatatttataaaatacaattacaataatttaagaataattaaagaaaaagtctGTTATGAGTTAaagctatatattattttctattataatttataaatatcatagatCACTTCTAACATAATTACATtagatttacatatatataacaaagagAAATTAGTCCTAAAGGCACATCAAAGTTACatattttgtaacatttaaaaagtgatgaaaatacattataggatcaacaaatataataaaaagtatcttaatatttaatttcttaaacacATGCCACCCCGCCCTTAGcggttaaaatataaacaatttttaacaaattcttataaatattcaaacagtagtcaaaaatataatgatcacTACTACAAAATTTCTTACTTCAATATATAAAGCAATCTatcagattaaatattatatataacactgtaaaattttaatatctatatgcTTGGTTTTGTATAAACTTTTCATAATTATGATTCAACTATTTTATTAGCTAAGGGAAAGATAACATACGTCCagacataatataatatatctatatagaaCATTTCAACAATTAATAGTAGTGAATTAGTTTTATCTATAGTATTTGTCTTTagtttttgataatttgttaatacaactttatccatgaaaaatcttatataattaaaattgtaacaaaaattgaatattttaattaattggattaagaaaaatatatactttcaaaaatattatataaataatagaaatatattataaagtaaattatatatctaagaatgatttgtaaaattatgatataatgaatgaaaagaTACATATGTAAGTAAAAAAGtgaatcattaataatcaaaaagtgaccaaaaaaattattaaaattatttctaaaagtcAGGtaattttaagcaaaaatttgtaatccATGAAAGTTATCACATGAAAAACTATtgttttcaaattcgattaagtacaattcatttcaaatctattttctctatatataatttttatacaacatAATTTCTTgttgcatttaaatttttcagttttttttttttttttttatataaataagttaaattggACCTATCGTCGTCGAAATTGATCAGTTAAAATTATCgctcataattttaatgttgatAAAAGTTGTTGCCCAGTTTCCATTATTAGCGATTTAACATGTTCGGCGTGCATAATTTGATTACACATTTCATTGCatttttgaaatgttattatatcatCTTTTGGAAGAACACGATGTAgactttttaaagataatgtaTGTggtagataatttaaaattgctaaaataaggaatctattataatacaattaatataaagtatatttaatataaatatatcaaaaatgtttTACCTTTCATAATTTGCGTATATAAACATTGCAATTCTTGTCGAGTATTTgttgtagaaattttattttgtgttaattcaattaaatacttCCATTCAGAATCTTTAGTATACGTAtcctaaaaattgaaacacaatcttgtgaaattttattgtaaaaagaataaaaaaatatcgtaaaaacaATAAAGTAAGTACATTGTATCATTCATTTACTCgaacaataatataacaaaattttaagaaatataacagtcactcaaaaaaatatataatattattatattaaaattttaaatttaaaaatatacatatatgtttataaaactttacaagtgaaagatataaataccaaaaataattcgttctatatcaataataaaaaattgcaaattttgagATATTATACATTGCATATCATATTGCAAacgaataatatacatatgaaaaatatatttatatatatttatatttatttaccttCGCATATTGTACAACTGCTTGAGGACAATTTTCCATTAGAAGTGTTGTTGTTTCTTCTGTATTTTGAATACATAacgtttttaaagataaactgCCATGAATTTCTTGTGTTTCAAGAAATTGTTTAACTTCATATAAACATTCATTTGGTATAAAATCGCAAGATAATACAGattgtaatttaaacaattctgTTGGTATAGTTTTTTCAGAATCAGTCTTATCGATATCAACTAAATCTTGTAAATCGCACATATTCAAAACTTTTTGATAATCTTTCGCATACGGTGGCATCCCGTTTAAATAATGAGgtctaaatttgataaatatgaagttatcataattttcttgcatattttctctattttctattttgtataCTTTAGTTTGAGTTAATTTGCCTAAGTATGACCgtactaataatttaaatgcttCAACAAGAGCGAAATCTGTgcgtatttgatttttatttataacagatgagtctataatcaattttgtaCTGAAGTAAttatgaagatatttttcaagaaaaatttgtaatgtcATTGCTGCATTATGTCCATCCCGTCCTACTCTTGACggcaaatattctaaaaatacctGTATAATTTGATGGAGAGATAAAATTCCATCGTCttctattaattgtattaaaatttcggcaaaagttaaatttttttgacgcATTAACATTCCAGCAAAATCCGAAAATGTCGGAATCATTggacttctttttttcattgctGTCATATCAAACAAAAGATCCCAATGTTCTAAAACTATTCGTTTGATATATAATGCCGAAACtggttcaattattttttctgctTGTTCCTGTTTTTCAGCTTGTATATATAAGAGTGCTAAAGCTAATTTAACTAACTCATctgtttcatataataataaaagatgaattaatttttcggtGGTATATTCTCGTAATACAGGACtactaaaaatcaatttcaataaatccgattttttcaatttacatatcATTTCTACAATATTAAATCCTTGAAACAACGCATCAGCTTCTGAACCACTTTTCATTGTGAGAAGAATATCTGTTAAAAAAGTAACGAGTCCCGGAGCATCTTGACTTGATTTTCTAGATAATACTTCTGAGGGTTTTAATCCCGACATTTTGTAATAAGGTATACAAAAATCCCAATCCGATTCATATTCagaacgaatataataatctccAAGCAACGCGCAAGAttgattgtataaatttttcaatttcaatccaTTTTTATTAGCGATATCgtcaaattcattaatatctaAGCAATTATACACAGCATCTTTAGCTAAACGTATCAAAGCATGAGCCTCCCCTAACAAATGTCGGTATGTACTAGGACTGGAAGATTTATGACTTCTGGCTGCATTTaagatatcataatataaattttccaatttgggtaaaattaaagaatataaagtcCAGGAATTTTCAGCTTTGGCTAAaagaattagataatttttactatGTAATAGTTTTTGTATTCCTAAAAATGGTCTTAATCCGATTAGACAGACTGGCTCAGAGACATTAGGACATGTTactcttaaattttctaaattatttgatgTTCTTGCAACATGATGAGATAAACGTAATGTGTAAGATTCAAGACCAGCTTCAGTCAATGCATGCAAAGCAGTATGTTCCAATGCTACTTGATTAACAGGTGCAGTAAATGGATAAGTAGTTAAACAAGTTACATCTGTAGGATTTGAACTAGTAGCAGAAAAGTGATAAAGATATCCTTCTTGCAAAGTGCTTAAAAAACAACTAACACCTtgcaaatatgtatatttatctgatctaagaattgattttttcaaataagaattattacatTCCTTTCTCATGTATAATGGTTTTAGTAAAGAACAATTGAATACTTCAGAATTTCCATCAAGTTTATTATTAGCTGCTATTATTTTAAgagataacaaattttttattgtataattttctgaCCATCCTAAATCAGgagaatttgttttaattataattcttatatctgATGGGTTTAATATAAAAGGACTTAAAGTATGTCCAGGTCCTGCTCTTTCTAAACTTATAGATGGCAAATTAATAGTCAAGGCTTGTGAATTTCCATCAATAATTTCTTGATCAATTAATCTTTGTAAttcatctttttcattatacatTAAGTGatccaaatttataatattatcattattattagattttatttttctgaaatctCCTGTGTCTAGTTTGttccatatatttattttagaacttTTGTATctcttacttttaaattttgtgcTTATTCCAGtagaatcattattttctgataaaatgaaataaggaTCTTGATTAGAACTCTTACATTTTGAATTTGTTCCTTGCAATATTATGTTATCATCttgattattcatattattgctATTTTCTGCAAGAGAAGAATCTGTGGATATTGATGTTTTATCAATGGATGAGGAATTTGTGGAAGTTAAAGAACTCAATTGATCAATGTCTTCATACATTGAATTAGCCAATCGAAAAACACATAAATTTGTCTTAtccataattaatatgaaatcttCAATAATTTCCATATGTGtaggagaaaatgaaaatcccAAAGACCATGGTCTTGCctcaaaatctataaatttcatctttgatACTTGCTgtgtttcaattttgaattcatGCAGAATAGCACTATTTCCTGAAGCTACTAGAAGATTACCAGTACTTTGACAGCAAGCAATTAATGTAGGCTGTACACTTAAAGGTAATTCTATCATTTCTAAACTATTCAATGGTCGATTCAAACTTGGTGTAACACGTCCTGCTATTCTAGCACGCATAGGTTGACTTTGATCTTTTACCATAGCCCaattaacataaattctaacaaaattattaattgcttTCCCTGTATGATTATTAATGCTTGCATCTCTAGATAATTTTGATTCCAATGTTACAACATAATCTTCTTTGGTACAATGTATCATTTGATTAATCATATCAACTGTTGGAAAAACAGTATGTAGTTTAATATCAGACATCATCAAATCCCAAACTTCAATGCAATGAGTTGATAATGCTAAGAGAAGCATTTCATGTCCAGATGCATTTGCTATACAGCTTGCAGTTGGTTCCTCAATTTGAGTGATGTTTTGCCCCAAAAAATTATGTACTGTGATTACACGAACcatattgatttttgtattaagaattctttaaacatatcaaatttatgtttttaaaaaaaaaatggatatttagCTAAAAGTATCTTTTACACTcatttatataagtaaattgaACATAagtcttaataatttatttattaattttaatttattaataatttaatattattttaaatttcaatttgatataagtattatactttttttacattgttacattatgaaattaaataatatttaaaagtttatattattataatatattttttgaagattagcttgcatttttaaattatcaacataaaaattatttgtaaaatatataaaacgataaattcgttatttttttagtattttttagtattttttagtataacgagatataaaattaagcaaataagagaatatgaatcaaatattgtttttttgttatttagtaTTTACTTAGTATTTAGTTAGATTAcacaaatatgaatattaatgcaTTCAATGATGCATGTTTTgacattcttttataaattcatcttttataaatttaacaactttattatatagcaaataatattgaaaatgattaattatgttgaaatataagaaaatcactttaattagttatttataaagttaacGAACACTATCATACCATTTACACATGATTTTACATAATCTAAAAACACtatgaatattacaaaatagaaGAATGCAAATACAGTTCGTTCGTTTGACAGATCTTTTAATACGCGCATGTACATTAATGGTTAGAACATACCTAGTCGTGCTACTTACGCGCCCTACTAATTTTTCTCCATTAATACAATACATAAtacttcaaataatatttaaaataattatgaaataaaaaattccaaaaaacaaaaaaatatttcaagaaataattaataaaatataaaaataaataatataattagaatatataacacatattaatctattaataattgtttaatgtaTATCatctataattctataacaaattagatattaaaattatatataattcattttataatctttattatgtcaaaaattatacatgcAATTATATTgatcttaattatattgtacaaaagtttcaaaatgttaattctcttatttcataatcttatattaatatgctacaaaaatgttattgtcataagatataaaatattgtaaaaatatatattaaatgaacatataattcaattaatttcaattatgtattatttgtaataaaattatgacaaTGTtcaggaaatattttaatcctaAATTGATTTCATTGGCACAACacatataatagtaaaatgtgaaatacatcctacaaaattttattttattattataattataattattttgttgagATAACCTTCTCAATATGACTTTTTAAAGTTTCTAGTTGTTTCAAAGTTTCTGAATCTAATGCAGGAATATGTGACATACGTAATCCATCATTAGGTAATAAGGACATAACATTCCCATCACGCAAGGGTACATTAATGTTAGCAATATCTTCTTGAATAATTGCAGAAACTAATAAAGGACTACCTTGCATACTAAGAACCATTTCCCCTTGTCTTGGACGTCTTAATACATTTAATGGTGTATTAGGTTTTATTTTTGGAGTTACAAGatcaaattctttatttcctGGTTTCAAAGTAGCAGgggttttaaatttatcaattttcatagatttgatatgtttatcttttattgttttttttatagtttcttgatttatttcaCTAAGCTTCATTTTACTATTCCTTGAAGTACTACGTGTTCTTCTACTAATAGCAGATTCAACTTTAGTAGCTCTTGATGTACGTGTTGTTGTTATTCCCTCGGTTACATATCCATCATCGGACGCGCTAGTAATTCTTTTTCcagttttttttccttttactgTCATCGGAGGTACTCGTAGCGAACGATCATCAACGGATgacgaaatttcattataattttctttttcattttcattatcgtATTTAAGTACTTCATTAAGTGTCATTTGCCGTATCTCAGCCGGAAGTCGAGATAAAGTAACGTCAACGAAAGtttcaatactttttattgCCATTTTTGATTCTGCttccatttttgaaattcGCAAATGTGCTTGTCGctcaaaatctttaattaataaatcactttcttctaaaaattcttcttgttGTTTTGGTTTCTGAACATGTTTTGTACGCGGCATTTTTAGTAGCCGtagaatctaaaaatataattaaatttcttgtttGCTTTTTGTCACGTCTTTTTATTgtcgtttaaataaaatttttggatataattatcacaaattttttatttagttgaCTTACATTGGAATGTTTTCGATTTCGTTTACCGCCGTTAATAGTTTATAGTTCGATcaatgataataaagaaatatagaaaggTAAAATAATGGAAGAATATATGTACCTTATAAAAAGAGCAATCTAGTGTCATTATTctacattaaatttaagtgttcaaaaatatatttaaattaatcaatttaaagtaatcaattcgatttgaattatgtgacatttcaaaattttagattacacattacaattttttatattatctttttcattcttacAATTATTGAACTATAATATGaagtatgaaatatattttattaaaattatattttatactgaa
Protein-coding regions in this window:
- the LOC107998848 gene encoding BLOC-2 complex member HPS3 isoform X1, translating into MYMRVLKDLSNERTVFAFFYFVIFIVFLDYVKSCVNVHNFLGQNITQIEEPTASCIANASGHEMLLLALSTHCIEVWDLMMSDIKLHTVFPTVDMINQMIHCTKEDYVVTLESKLSRDASINNHTGKAINNFVRIYVNWAMVKDQSQPMRARIAGRVTPSLNRPLNSLEMIELPLSVQPTLIACCQSTGNLLVASGNSAILHEFKIETQQVSKMKFIDFEARPWSLGFSFSPTHMEIIEDFILIMDKTNLCVFRLANSMYEDIDQLSSLTSTNSSSIDKTSISTDSSLAENSNNMNNQDDNIILQGTNSKCKSSNQDPYFILSENNDSTGISTKFKSKRYKSSKINIWNKLDTGDFRKIKSNNNDNIINLDHLMYNEKDELQRLIDQEIIDGNSQALTINLPSISLERAGPGHTLSPFILNPSDIRIIIKTNSPDLGWSENYTIKNLLSLKIIAANNKLDGNSEVFNCSLLKPLYMRKECNNSYLKKSILRSDKYTYLQGVSCFLSTLQEGYLYHFSATSSNPTDVTCLTTYPFTAPVNQVALEHTALHALTEAGLESYTLRLSHHVARTSNNLENLRVTCPNVSEPVCLIGLRPFLGIQKLLHSKNYLILLAKAENSWTLYSLILPKLENLYYDILNAARSHKSSSPSTYRHLLGEAHALIRLAKDAVYNCLDINEFDDIANKNGLKLKNLYNQSCALLGDYYIRSEYESDWDFCIPYYKMSGLKPSEVLSRKSSQDAPGLVTFLTDILLTMKSGSEADALFQGFNIVEMICKLKKSDLLKLIFSSPVLREYTTEKLIHLLLLYETDELVKLALALLYIQAEKQEQAEKIIEPVSALYIKRIVLEHWDLLFDMTAMKKRSPMIPTFSDFAGMLMRQKNLTFAEILIQLIEDDGILSLHQIIQVFLEYLPSRVGRDGHNAAMTLQIFLEKYLHNYFSTKLIIDSSVINKNQIRTDFALVEAFKLLVRSYLGKLTQTKVYKIENRENMQENYDNFIFIKFRPHYLNGMPPYAKDYQKVLNMCDLQDLVDIDKTDSEKTIPTELFKLQSVLSCDFIPNECLYEVKQFLETQEIHGSLSLKTLCIQNTEETTTLLMENCPQAVVQYAKDTYTKDSEWKYLIELTQNKISTTNTRQELQCLYTQIMKAILNYLPHTLSLKSLHRVLPKDDIITFQKCNEMCNQIMHAEHVKSLIMETGQQLLSTLKL